Part of the Odocoileus virginianus isolate 20LAN1187 ecotype Illinois chromosome 9, Ovbor_1.2, whole genome shotgun sequence genome, acatccatacgtgactcctggaaaaatcatagttttgactatacggacctttgtcagcaaagtgatgtctctgctttttgatacactgtctaggtttgtcatagtttttcttccaagaagcaagtgtctttgtCAAATTCCTAAAAAATTAGTTAgttaattactttcttttttaaaaaaaaaagaaagtccaacTCCTATTACTGGAGGCAATAAAATAACACACTACCTGCCTTACAGTGTTAGCCAGGGCCCCTTATTGGGTTAACTGGCTGTCATTGTGGATGGCGATGAGCAGGCCTCTGAGGGGCTGGGACACAGGACAGACGTGCTTTGAtgagaggaaaggggaagaatGGGCTGCAACAGCGCAGTGAGTGATAGGGCACGAGAGGGCAGAGGTGGAAGGGGCGCAGGCAGGATCAGAGAGCAGAGATAGGAGTCTGCCAAGAGCGCACTGTGTTAACTTCACAGCTTTGCCTCCGGTTGGCTCTGGACTCAGGCCAGCCTCTTCCTTGAACTTTCATTCCATCTCTTCTGACTGTCCAGTCTCTGCTCACATCTGTTCCAGAGTGTAAGCAGatcctcttcctctgtctccgtttattcaacaaatatttatcataacTGACTCCAATAACACTCTCTTTTGTTTACACTAAAGCCCTTTTATATCTACTTATCTCTTTTGGCCTGCGGGGAGAAGAATTAGCCTTAATTTCCGAGGAAGAAAATAGAGTCTCTGAAAAGTTAAATCATTTCCTCAGTCACCCTTTTCAACACTGAGGACGAGATGCGTTCCATTAGCTGTACCCTGCTGCCCCCTACTGGGCACATAGCATTAGGCACTAAATTGCCAAGATAGACATAGTTGCTACAATCTGTAttcatatttgttaaattaacaatattaaatttgggcttcccctgtggctcagatggtaaagaatccacctgcaatgcagtagatatgggttctatccctgggttgggaagatcccctggagaagggaaaggctacccactccagtattctggcctggagaattccgtggacacagggtcgcaaaagtcagacacgactgagcaaatttcactttcattttggagaagggaaaggctacccactccagtattctggcctagagaattccacggactgtatagtccttggggttgcaaagtgttggacactactgggtgactttcactttcactttctttctttcaatgaatatttattgagatccTACCATGTGTCAGAAAAAAGGCAGACATGGTCCGCGTGCTTTCAGAGATCATGACGTAAGAGGGGAGAGACTTCCACAAATAATTATGTAGTTACAATTTGAATAAGTATTATAAAGTACAAGGTGCTATATGAGGGTATAGAATGGAGGTATGTAGCCTAGTCTGGAGGCTTAGGGGAATCTTGCATGAAGTGTAATCCATAGGAATAGAATGCTTATTGGCTATGGAGGAGGTTAAAGAGGTATCAAGGATGCCTCCCAGGCCTCTGGTATGAACTAGGCAGATGGAATACTATGACTCAGTTGAGGAAGCTTAACAGAAGATGATATTCTTAATAGGACAAACATGAGTTTGGCTTTCAGGCTTTTTTAGCATGAATTCTGTGGGACCTTCAGGTATAGATGTGTAATAAGCAACAGGATTTAGGAATTTGGGAACAAGGTCTTAGGCTAGAATAAGAAATCTGGGAGTTGAATTGTGGTTAATGGATGAAATCTCTTAGtaagaaaagagcaaaaagagGAGGGGAAGTGGGTCTAGGGGCTGGATTATGGGTCTGGAGAATATCACTCAGTGCCCACCGGAATCCCCTTAAAGTATTGCTTCCAAggaaaagcaacagagaaagacTTGTTAACATGAATTGCTAGGAATAAAAATAACCAAAGGCagcaaaaaaacagaaacaaaacagaaagagaagaaggattATAACTGAAGTGAAAAACTGCTGAATTTAAAAGGTCAGTTGGAAGAGATGGTACTAGAAAAGGAAACTTAAAATGAAGGGTAGAGATAGAAAGGTAAATTAGAGTATGACAGTGCAAAAGCCCCAGAAAGAATGCATTTTAAGGGGGAGGCTACCAACTTCACTGGAAATTATGAGGAAAtcaagtgaaaattaaataaatacgttttttaaaagggaaatcatgtaaggacttccctggtggtctagtggttaagaatccatctgccagaacagcattgaaacacgtatattatctagggtgaaacagatcaccagcccaggttgggtgcatgagacaagtgcttgggcctggtgcactgggaagacccagagggatcgggtgaagagggaggtgggaggggggaccgggatggggaatacatgtaaatccatggctaattcatttcaatgtatgacaaaaactactgtaatgatgtaaagtaattagcctccaactaataaaaataaatggaaaaaaaaaaaaaaaagaatccatctgccattgcaggggacacaggttcaacccctggtccgggaagatttcacgtgccatggggcagctaagtctgtgtgccacaactactgagcctgtgctctggagcccgaaagccacaactactgaagcccaggcaccataGAATtagggctctgcaacaagagaagccaccgcaatgagaagcctgtgcaactagagaggagtccccacttgctgcagctagaaaaagcctgcaggcagcaacaaagacccagtgcagccaaaaataaatacattaattaattttttttcaggttttaaaactttttatttgcatattaaaaaaattgtgcATTCCAATAATTAAAACcatttgaacaacaaaaaaaaaaaatggcactcTGATTAAACTGCATTTTACAGCCCGCAGAACACCTTGGACCAGCTTTTTAACTCTAGATTTCACTGTCGTCCCACCCAGCTTCCTCCTTCACCAACATGcaagttcttttccttccctgccaGCCACATAGGCAGATGGGAGAGGCAGGCGCGGCCTACGTTGTCAGTAGTTCTCCATTCTTTGATGTGAAAAGGGGTAGCACAGTCATTTAAACTCGATCCAGCCTCTTTGCATCTTACAAAGTTAAACagctaaaagaagtaaaataagaagGCAATGCTTGTGGAATGTACAGTGCATACTGGCGGCGCACGCTTCATTACGACTCGCCTGCTTGCTTCTCCTGTTCAATCGTTTCTTTCAAAGGCAGTGGGTTTTTCTCTTGCGTTTCCGTTTTCTTCAATTTCGACTTATCGAACTTCTCAATCTCAGCCATATCGGGCTTGTCGGACATTGTTGCGGAGGGCGCGGAGCGAGCTGCGAGCGAGCGAAGTCTGGTCTGCGCTGTGGCCGCCGCCgagtaattaattattttttaaaaagagatcaaGTAAAAATTATTTACCTGACCCTCCTGGTAAAATTGAGGTTCAGTTGCAGAGGCCCAGAGATTGAGAAGACCAGGCCAGGACCTCCTAGGGAACCCTCCAGAGGCTACCATAGTGTATTGTTTTGAACCGGTGgtcttcatattatttttttccacttaccactcaaaataattttgataaatgatgtcccccataatgaaaagatatttccctgaaaactgtcaacaaaatgaaaagacagcctactgaCTGGTAGAAGATAGTTGCAAACGATATATCTGGGGTTAATAACCAAAATGTACCAAGaagtcatacaactcaacatcaaaaaaaccaacaacccaagtaaaaaatgaacagaggacctgaacagatgtttttctgaagacATGTGGatgaccaacagacacatgaaaagatgctcaacatcactaattattgggaattgcaaatcaaaaccacaatgagataatacTTCCCAcatatcagaatggctatcatcaataagacaacaaataaatattgatgagaaagtggagaaaaaggaatcttcatgaactattggtgggaatgtaagttggtccagccactacagaaaacaagatggaggttctttaaaaaattaaagctaaaactaccatgtgacctggcaatttcatttctaggtatttttctggggaaaaaaaaaaccataaattaaaaaagatctacatcccaatgttcatagcagcattatttacaatagccaagatatggaagcaacctaaatatccaatgAACGTTTgatgaagatgtggtgtatatgtacaatggaatattactcagccgtcaaaagaatgaaatcttgccatttgcgaCAACATGGATAGATAAACCTTCAGGGTATTATTCTAAGTGAGacgtcagacagagaaagacaaatgccatatgattcatttatatatggaatctaaaaaacaaaacaaatgaacaaacataacaaaacagaaacagactcagagatacagagaacaaacaggtggttgctaGACGGGAGGGAATATGGAGatgagtgaaataggtgaggaagattaagtacaaacttccagttacaaaataaatgagtcacagagaTGAAATGCACAGCATAAGGAACATGGTAACACTGttataactttgtatggtgacagatagtactagacttattgtggtgactaCTTTGTAAGATATAGAAATACCAAATTGCTATATTGTGTACTGAAAGTATGTTGTAGGTCATTACAttaatacttaaaaagaaaagatctttCCCAGAAACTGATACTCAGGGAAATGCTGCCCCTTTGTCACTTTCAGGATTTTTTGTTGCCCTAggcaataaatgtatttttaattgctcCAGGCAATAGATATACTATAGTAAGATTCAGATTGGCCCAGGATACGCCTTTCTTATGAAGGCTAGCAGAACTACAGTTATGAAGCAAAAGCCAGCTTGAGTCTAGCCCAGAACTTTCTCTGGTAGAATATATACAGAAGTGGAGGATCTGGAAATTAATTCCCTTAAAAATGATGAGTACTTGAGAACCCCATAGGAAGTCCCTATAGCATAGGGGTATCGCATACCTCCATTTGAAAGCCAGTGTTGCAAAGGATTAGAGGCAATCTGAAACTACTGCCTGGTTCCTGGAACTGACTGATGGGGTCAGTTGGACCTGATGAAATCAAACCCCTATTTTTAAATGCCTGAAGTGTATAGAAGGAGATGCAGAGATAGGGGTGGGTGACTTGGGGGGTCCTCTAAaggctttcactttcaagcctCTTCTTCCCCTTCAGGGGACTATCTGAAACTATCATGGCTCTTAGAATCAAAAGCCAGTCATCAGGGCCTGCTGACCTCAGTGAAATTAGAATCTAATCTAATTTAGCAACATGAAGGCAAAGTATAACCGTGAAACCATATGACTGATAATTTAACACACACCCCCAACTTATCCACtcctattcattcattcctcaccTCCCATGTCCAGGCAATGTATGAAGTTCTAGGGTTACGCAAACAAGCATAAGCCAAACCTTTGAGAAGCTTAGAGGGagagatttttaaacaaataatcatAATACACTGTGTTAAAGAGTTAATaaaacagggactttcctggctgtccagtagttaagactcagcgcttccaattcagggggcacaggttcaatcactggcctgggagctaagatcccacctgtggccaaaaagggaaaaaaaaaa contains:
- the LOC110137555 gene encoding thymosin beta-4-like, with protein sequence MSDKPDMAEIEKFDKSKLKKTETQEKNPLPLKETIEQEKQAGES